The [Pseudomonas] carboxydohydrogena genome includes a window with the following:
- a CDS encoding TadE/TadG family type IV pilus assembly protein — protein sequence MPAPLPHTLRLRDVLRRFGANRKGSAAVQFAMVAPLFFALLFAIVEVAMMFFATQVLETGTQDTARLLLTHQAQDQQMTAEQIHDNLCGRVDFLLTCSGIYLDVRAYPAGDPFTVPTLFDGAGNATNNFSYQPPAAGSASIVVVRTFYKWPLLITNLGFSLANLGTDKRLLSSTTAFRVEP from the coding sequence ATGCCCGCGCCGTTGCCGCACACGCTGCGCCTGAGAGATGTTCTTCGCCGCTTTGGCGCGAACCGGAAGGGCAGCGCGGCGGTTCAGTTCGCGATGGTCGCGCCGCTGTTTTTCGCATTGCTGTTCGCGATCGTCGAAGTCGCGATGATGTTCTTTGCCACGCAGGTTCTCGAGACAGGGACGCAGGACACCGCGCGCCTGCTTTTGACGCATCAGGCGCAAGATCAGCAGATGACCGCCGAACAGATTCACGACAATCTGTGCGGCCGGGTTGATTTCCTGCTGACATGCAGCGGCATCTATCTCGACGTGCGAGCCTATCCCGCCGGTGATCCCTTTACCGTGCCGACGCTGTTCGATGGCGCAGGAAACGCCACCAACAATTTCTCCTATCAGCCGCCGGCGGCGGGGAGTGCCAGCATCGTCGTGGTGAGGACGTTTTACAAATGGCCGCTCCTGATCACGAACCTTGGTTTCTCGCTGGCGAATCTCGGAACCGACAAGCGGCTTCTCTCTTCGACGACGGCGTTTCGCGTCGAGCCGTAA
- a CDS encoding TadE/TadG family type IV pilus assembly protein yields the protein MSLYRLAEWLNARNFVRDVRGLAAVEFAVIFPVALMLFFGTIEVSTGVAVDRKVIILTRTLSDLISQAKSVTDTDISNAFNISSAVMAPYSNTPVQAKISQVFIDSNGVAKVKWSKASNTSVHSCNEVVTTLVPPGINVAGTYLIMSEVAYDFTPAAGMSGGSFTPPTLHLSDRTFTRPRQTDSVAYPSAPVCN from the coding sequence ATGTCGCTTTATCGACTGGCTGAATGGTTGAATGCACGCAATTTTGTGCGCGATGTTCGCGGCCTCGCCGCCGTCGAGTTCGCCGTTATTTTTCCAGTCGCCTTGATGCTGTTTTTCGGAACAATCGAAGTGTCGACAGGCGTTGCCGTCGATCGCAAGGTCATCATCCTGACGCGGACGCTGTCCGACCTGATTTCGCAGGCGAAGTCGGTCACCGACACGGATATCAGCAATGCATTCAATATCTCGTCCGCGGTGATGGCGCCTTATTCCAACACCCCGGTGCAGGCGAAGATCTCGCAGGTTTTCATCGACAGCAACGGGGTCGCCAAGGTCAAGTGGAGCAAGGCGTCGAACACGTCGGTACATAGCTGCAACGAGGTGGTGACCACGCTTGTCCCACCCGGCATCAACGTCGCAGGTACCTATCTCATCATGAGCGAGGTAGCTTACGATTTCACGCCGGCTGCGGGGATGAGCGGCGGGAGCTTCACGCCGCCGACACTCCATCTGAGCGACAGAACCTTCACCCGTCCGCGGCAGACGGACTCGGTGGCTTATCCCTCCGCTCCGGTCTGTAACTGA
- a CDS encoding cold-shock protein: MSMGTVKWFNATKGYGFIQPDDGGNDVFVHISAVERAGLGTLREGQKISYEIVADRRSGKSSADNLRAAG; this comes from the coding sequence GTGAGCATGGGAACAGTGAAGTGGTTTAACGCGACCAAGGGCTACGGCTTCATTCAGCCGGATGATGGTGGCAACGACGTGTTCGTCCACATCAGCGCCGTTGAACGCGCTGGCCTCGGCACGCTGCGCGAAGGCCAGAAGATCAGCTACGAAATCGTTGCCGATCGCCGTTCGGGCAAGTCGTCTGCCGATAATCTTCGCGCGGCCGGTTAA
- the infA gene encoding translation initiation factor IF-1, with protein MAKEELIQFEGLVTEILPDARYRVQLDAGHEIVAYTAGKMKKNRIKTLAGDRVTIEMSPYDLEKGRLIFRHKDERPAGAPRPASPRGGQFRRR; from the coding sequence ATGGCTAAAGAAGAACTGATCCAATTTGAGGGATTGGTAACCGAAATCCTCCCCGACGCGCGCTATCGCGTCCAGCTGGATGCCGGGCATGAAATCGTTGCCTATACCGCGGGCAAAATGAAGAAGAACCGCATCAAGACGCTGGCGGGCGATCGCGTGACAATCGAAATGTCACCCTACGATCTGGAAAAGGGCCGCCTGATTTTCCGTCACAAGGACGAGCGCCCGGCCGGCGCGCCGCGTCCCGCATCGCCGCGCGGTGGCCAATTCCGCCGCCGCTGA
- a CDS encoding DEAD/DEAH box helicase, which translates to MTSFQDFGLADPISRALAEENYVTPTPIQAQTIPIAITGRDVVGIAQTGTGKTASFALPILHRLLENRVRPQPKTCRVLVLSPTRELSGQILDSFNAYGRHLRLSATLAIGGVPMGRQVRAMMQGVEVLVATPGRLIDLVQGNAVRLNQVEFLVLDEADRMLDMGFINDIRKIVAKLPARRQTLFFSATMPKDIAELAEHMLRDPARVAVTPVSSTAERITQRIIQLDHSAKPAMLSELLKSEPVNRALVFTRTKHGADKVVRGLVKAGIPSEAIHGNKSQNHRERVLAAFRNGDIRTLVATDIAARGIDVDGITHVFNFDLPNVPETYVHRIGRTARAGADGTAISLVAGEENTYLRDIERLIRVNLPREDRRTGKHDATPPAAQPRKNHRGKGHGGQGHGGHQGHNGQGHGKGRSFEAPDRGHGDNAPGARGPQRRRRHPGHGANPGPNPGSHHDPAATPRAEQGKHERTRPSQAGQGSGIQGVAFLHRGSAPARTASQPNRNRRPQR; encoded by the coding sequence TTGACCTCCTTTCAGGATTTCGGCCTCGCCGATCCCATCTCTCGTGCTCTCGCCGAAGAGAATTACGTCACCCCCACTCCCATCCAGGCCCAGACCATTCCGATCGCGATCACCGGACGCGACGTGGTCGGCATCGCCCAGACCGGCACCGGCAAGACCGCCTCGTTCGCGCTGCCGATCCTGCATCGGCTTCTGGAGAACCGGGTTCGCCCGCAGCCCAAGACCTGCCGCGTTCTGGTTCTTAGCCCCACCCGCGAACTGTCCGGGCAGATCCTCGACAGCTTCAACGCCTATGGCCGCCACCTGCGCCTGAGCGCCACGCTCGCCATCGGCGGCGTGCCGATGGGCCGTCAGGTCCGCGCCATGATGCAGGGCGTCGAGGTGCTGGTGGCGACCCCCGGCCGCCTCATCGATCTCGTTCAGGGCAATGCCGTCCGGCTCAATCAGGTCGAGTTTCTCGTCCTCGACGAGGCCGACCGCATGCTCGACATGGGCTTCATCAACGACATCCGCAAAATCGTGGCCAAGCTGCCCGCACGCCGCCAGACGCTGTTCTTCTCGGCCACCATGCCGAAGGACATCGCCGAACTCGCCGAGCACATGCTGCGCGATCCGGCGCGCGTCGCGGTGACGCCGGTGTCCTCCACGGCCGAGCGCATCACCCAGCGCATCATCCAGCTCGATCACAGCGCCAAGCCGGCCATGCTTTCGGAGCTGTTGAAGTCCGAGCCGGTCAACCGGGCGCTGGTCTTCACCCGCACCAAGCACGGTGCCGACAAGGTCGTGCGCGGCCTCGTCAAGGCGGGCATTCCCTCGGAAGCGATCCACGGCAACAAATCGCAGAACCATCGCGAGCGCGTGCTGGCCGCGTTCCGCAACGGCGACATCCGCACGCTGGTCGCGACCGACATCGCGGCGCGCGGCATCGACGTCGATGGCATCACCCACGTCTTCAACTTCGATCTGCCGAACGTGCCGGAGACCTACGTCCACCGCATCGGCCGCACCGCGCGCGCGGGCGCCGATGGCACCGCGATTTCGCTCGTGGCGGGTGAGGAAAATACCTATCTGCGCGACATCGAGCGGTTGATCCGCGTCAATCTTCCCCGCGAGGACCGGCGCACCGGCAAGCACGATGCGACCCCGCCCGCCGCGCAGCCGCGCAAGAACCATCGTGGCAAGGGCCACGGCGGCCAGGGGCACGGCGGTCATCAGGGACATAATGGTCAGGGACACGGCAAAGGCCGCTCCTTTGAGGCGCCCGATCGGGGCCATGGCGATAACGCCCCCGGGGCCCGCGGGCCGCAACGCCGGCGGCGGCATCCCGGCCATGGCGCCAACCCCGGCCCGAACCCCGGCTCCCATCACGATCCGGCGGCCACGCCCCGCGCCGAACAGGGCAAACATGAGCGAACTCGGCCGTCGCAAGCCGGCCAGGGAAGCGGTATACAGGGCGTCGCCTTCCTCCACCGTGGCAGCGCGCCCGCGCGCACCGCATCACAACCCAATCGCAATCGGCGCCCGCAGCGCTGA
- a CDS encoding CHASE domain-containing protein, with the protein MLRVGFFIGLLAIIGILVSGLVSYRIYEQEGVIDRAALTRQIDAHAGLVQERLSEREVLARVSAGAFQPSTAISSRALQPLRPSIYTFKTNFVVTGWIARLMPSDFPAAEAELKKAGFRNPQIRNFNDKPLDAAAAAKGVDVLMDVEPQDDNTLKLPGRAYDQHPVIGPTLAKASETGEPEASDPVNLSPVGSPLGVVLVVPVMKPETKSPIGFITTSYRLSLMLGNDDLSLFSVALRDPRANGGELVLDNDGEVVTAASRPEENRPEIRKIVFGGRQWALDYYPKTDTMQRALNHALVAGLIGLAVTVVLCSLFGYVSYNNVRLSREIQTRIGFERRLTAVIDELNHRVKNILAVIQSIVTRTLRHGSDIDSARELLIGRIHAMSNVVTLLSDSQWQGVKLKGLFDSRAIPHGDRIALDGPDITVSARAAQSLSLLFFELASHSDEGLSLVGKHPHIVANWTVSGEEPHATFKFHWEEFNTSVATRRPESDFGIVLLDRVAPEALGGTSKRYFTDVSYVYELTAPMATVVDENEMNRTGYISRTT; encoded by the coding sequence GTGCTCCGGGTTGGTTTTTTCATCGGGCTTCTCGCCATCATCGGGATACTGGTCTCCGGGCTGGTGTCGTATCGTATCTATGAGCAGGAAGGCGTTATCGATCGCGCCGCGCTGACGCGCCAGATCGATGCCCATGCCGGACTTGTTCAGGAGCGATTGAGCGAGCGTGAAGTTCTGGCGCGCGTTTCTGCGGGCGCCTTCCAGCCTTCCACGGCCATTTCCTCGCGGGCCTTGCAGCCGCTGCGCCCCTCGATCTACACCTTCAAGACGAATTTCGTGGTGACGGGCTGGATCGCTCGCCTGATGCCGTCTGATTTTCCGGCCGCCGAAGCTGAATTGAAAAAAGCCGGCTTCAGGAATCCGCAGATCCGCAATTTCAACGATAAGCCGCTCGACGCCGCAGCAGCAGCGAAAGGCGTCGATGTGCTGATGGACGTCGAGCCGCAGGACGACAACACGTTGAAGCTGCCGGGACGTGCTTACGACCAGCATCCGGTGATCGGTCCCACGCTGGCGAAGGCAAGCGAAACAGGCGAGCCGGAAGCGTCCGATCCGGTGAATTTGTCACCGGTGGGAAGCCCCCTGGGCGTGGTCCTGGTCGTGCCTGTCATGAAGCCGGAGACGAAGTCCCCGATCGGCTTCATCACCACCTCATACCGGCTGTCGCTGATGCTGGGAAATGACGACCTTTCGCTGTTTTCCGTGGCGTTGCGAGATCCCCGCGCCAATGGCGGCGAACTCGTGCTCGATAATGACGGCGAGGTGGTGACGGCGGCGTCGCGGCCGGAAGAAAACCGGCCCGAGATTCGCAAGATCGTGTTCGGCGGCCGGCAGTGGGCGCTGGATTATTATCCCAAGACCGACACCATGCAGCGTGCCCTCAATCATGCGCTCGTCGCGGGCCTGATCGGCCTCGCGGTGACGGTCGTGTTGTGTTCGCTGTTCGGCTACGTCTCCTACAACAACGTGCGCCTCAGCCGCGAAATACAGACCCGGATCGGGTTCGAGCGCAGGCTCACGGCGGTGATCGACGAGCTCAATCATCGCGTCAAGAATATCCTCGCGGTGATCCAGTCGATCGTGACGCGGACCTTGCGCCATGGCTCCGATATCGACAGCGCGCGCGAACTGCTGATCGGCCGTATTCACGCGATGTCGAATGTCGTCACGCTGTTGAGTGACAGTCAGTGGCAGGGCGTGAAGCTCAAGGGCTTGTTCGATTCACGCGCGATTCCGCATGGCGACCGCATCGCGCTCGATGGGCCCGACATCACGGTGTCGGCGCGCGCGGCGCAGAGCCTGTCGCTGTTGTTCTTCGAGCTGGCCTCGCATTCCGACGAGGGGTTGTCGCTGGTCGGCAAGCATCCGCATATCGTGGCGAACTGGACCGTCTCCGGGGAAGAGCCGCATGCGACCTTCAAATTTCACTGGGAGGAATTCAACACCAGCGTGGCGACGCGCCGGCCCGAGAGCGATTTCGGTATCGTGCTGCTTGATCGCGTCGCCCCCGAGGCGCTTGGAGGCACCTCGAAGCGATACTTCACCGATGTCAGCTACGTCTATGAGTTGACGGCGCCGATGGCGACGGTGGTGGATGAAAACGAGATGAACCGCACCGGCTATATCTCTCGGACGACCTGA
- a CDS encoding sigma-70 family RNA polymerase sigma factor: MPLTDSLRDEILASVPSLRAFAISLSGKSDRADDLVQETLLRALANIDSFQPGSNLPAWLFTILRNLFRSDYRKRRREVEDAEGSYSKTLKSQPAQSSHLEFEEFRAALEKLPQDQREALILVGASGFSYEDAAAICGCAVGTIKSRVNRARSKLSAMLYVDGTEDFGPDSTVRAVIGGSGN, from the coding sequence ATGCCTCTCACAGATTCTCTTCGCGACGAGATCCTCGCGTCGGTGCCGAGTCTGCGCGCCTTCGCGATTTCGCTCAGCGGCAAAAGCGACCGCGCCGACGATCTGGTGCAGGAAACGCTGCTGCGCGCACTCGCCAATATCGACTCATTTCAGCCCGGCTCGAATCTGCCGGCCTGGCTGTTCACGATCCTGCGCAACCTGTTTCGCTCGGATTATCGCAAACGGCGGCGCGAGGTCGAGGATGCCGAGGGCAGCTATTCTAAGACGCTGAAGTCGCAGCCTGCGCAAAGCTCGCATCTCGAATTCGAGGAGTTTCGCGCGGCCCTCGAGAAATTGCCGCAGGACCAGCGCGAGGCTCTCATCCTCGTCGGCGCCTCCGGTTTCTCGTACGAGGATGCAGCGGCGATCTGCGGATGCGCGGTCGGCACCATCAAGAGCCGCGTCAACCGCGCCCGTTCGAAACTCAGCGCCATGCTGTATGTCGACGGCACGGAGGACTTCGGCCCCGACAGCACGGTTCGCGCCGTGATCGGCGGCAGCGGCAACTGA
- a CDS encoding NepR family anti-sigma factor, which translates to MKDPKPLPTKPAPKSGLNAEIQARIGHQLRAMYDDVVKQGVPDRFADLIRKLDAGETPGTDAEGLPQNSIGRD; encoded by the coding sequence ATGAAAGACCCCAAGCCGCTCCCCACCAAGCCGGCCCCCAAAAGTGGCCTCAATGCAGAAATTCAGGCACGGATCGGCCACCAGCTCCGCGCCATGTACGACGATGTCGTCAAACAGGGAGTGCCGGATCGTTTCGCCGATCTGATCCGCAAACTGGACGCCGGGGAGACACCGGGGACCGACGCCGAAGGCCTGCCGCAAAACAGTATCGGGAGGGACTGA
- a CDS encoding response regulator — MSRSQLVAEHLPLLRRYARALTGSQASGDSYVGAMLEALLQDPSLLDESHGPRVGLFRLFTKIWHSVALNEEGEPVPLAASERRLSNITPLARQAFLLLSLEGFSEEEVSFILDIDVAEVRALTDTAGRELAAEIATDVLIIEDETFIAMDLESLVKNLGHNVIGVARTHTDALALAKTKRPGLILADIQLADGSSGLDAVNELLRTFEVPVVFITAYPERFLTGERPEPAFLISKPFQPAMVSAVASQALFFQRNSRNRNQRASA; from the coding sequence ATGTCCCGTTCTCAGCTTGTTGCTGAACATTTGCCCCTGTTGCGCCGGTACGCCCGCGCGCTGACAGGAAGCCAGGCGTCCGGAGATTCTTATGTCGGTGCGATGCTGGAAGCCTTGCTGCAAGATCCCTCTCTGCTGGATGAGAGTCATGGTCCCCGGGTCGGCCTGTTTCGTCTCTTCACCAAGATCTGGCATTCGGTCGCGCTGAACGAGGAGGGCGAGCCTGTTCCTCTGGCCGCGTCGGAGCGGCGGCTCTCCAACATCACGCCGCTCGCGCGTCAGGCTTTTCTGCTGCTGTCCCTTGAAGGTTTCTCCGAGGAAGAAGTCAGCTTCATTCTCGATATCGATGTCGCGGAAGTGCGCGCTTTGACCGACACGGCGGGCCGCGAACTCGCGGCCGAGATCGCGACCGATGTGCTCATCATCGAGGACGAGACCTTCATCGCGATGGATCTCGAAAGCCTGGTGAAGAACCTCGGCCATAACGTGATCGGCGTCGCGCGCACCCATACCGATGCGCTGGCGCTGGCGAAAACCAAGCGGCCGGGCCTGATCCTCGCCGACATCCAGCTCGCGGATGGCAGTTCGGGTCTCGATGCCGTGAACGAACTGCTGCGCACTTTCGAGGTGCCGGTGGTGTTCATCACCGCCTATCCGGAGCGCTTCCTCACCGGCGAGCGTCCCGAACCGGCCTTCCTGATCTCGAAGCCGTTCCAGCCGGCGATGGTTTCGGCGGTGGCAAGCCAGGCACTGTTCTTCCAGAGGAACTCACGCAATCGTAACCAGCGGGCGAGCGCCTGA
- a CDS encoding DUF883 family protein produces the protein MTDQANLDRIQKDFDSLKKDVSNLTRQLSESLNSLADDAQSRARRGYRQARAQVDAAVSDAADRGSAALDMAQDAANSLEETLEEAISERPLAAVGLAIGLGFLIGVTWRR, from the coding sequence ATGACCGACCAAGCCAATCTCGACCGCATCCAGAAAGATTTCGACTCCCTCAAAAAGGACGTATCCAACCTCACCAGGCAGCTCTCCGAGTCGCTCAATTCACTCGCCGACGACGCCCAGAGCCGCGCCCGTCGCGGCTATCGTCAGGCGCGCGCGCAGGTCGATGCCGCCGTGTCCGATGCGGCGGACCGCGGCAGCGCGGCGCTCGACATGGCGCAGGACGCCGCAAACTCGCTGGAGGAAACCCTCGAGGAGGCAATCAGCGAACGCCCCCTCGCGGCCGTCGGCCTCGCCATCGGCCTCGGCTTCCTGATCGGCGTGACGTGGCGACGCTAG
- a CDS encoding AI-2E family transporter, whose product MNERTIETLGEPVPEGNALSPPIIQRAEITSLCLVTLVILAAVAVLYVARAFFLPVVTAIILGTMLSPAAKRLEAFRVPRPVSAALIVVLTWAAFVLMIGLISVPVMDWFGKLPELGPILKDKLHVFDRPLAVWHQLQTMLGTPDTGEQPFQLPKVAWVQPTLEFLSPTFTEILLFFAVLVLFIASWPDLRRALVMNFPNHDSRLRMLKICNAIETNLGNYLLTVTLINAGLGAATGLACAVAHMPNPAGLGGLAATLNFIPIIGPILMFAILLCVGIVAIPTLGGALIAPLAFVAIAFVEGHFVTPTIIGRRLSLNALAVFLALAFWTWLWGPMGAFLSSPLLIVGLIVKEHMMPEREQPFLTE is encoded by the coding sequence ATGAACGAACGCACGATCGAGACCCTCGGCGAGCCCGTCCCCGAAGGCAATGCGCTGTCCCCTCCCATCATTCAGCGTGCCGAGATCACCTCCCTCTGTCTGGTGACGCTGGTGATACTCGCCGCTGTCGCTGTGCTGTATGTCGCGCGCGCGTTTTTTCTCCCGGTCGTCACCGCGATCATTCTCGGCACCATGCTCTCGCCCGCGGCCAAGCGCCTCGAAGCCTTCCGGGTGCCGCGCCCGGTCTCGGCCGCGCTGATCGTCGTCCTGACATGGGCGGCTTTCGTGCTGATGATCGGACTGATCTCGGTCCCCGTGATGGATTGGTTCGGCAAGCTGCCGGAGCTTGGCCCCATCCTCAAAGATAAGTTGCACGTGTTCGACCGCCCGCTGGCGGTCTGGCACCAGTTGCAGACCATGCTCGGCACGCCGGATACGGGGGAGCAGCCGTTTCAGTTGCCGAAAGTCGCGTGGGTGCAGCCGACGCTTGAATTCCTGTCTCCCACTTTTACCGAGATTTTGCTGTTCTTCGCCGTGCTGGTGCTTTTCATCGCGAGCTGGCCGGATCTGCGCCGCGCGCTGGTGATGAACTTTCCCAATCACGACTCGCGGCTGCGGATGCTGAAAATTTGCAATGCCATCGAGACCAATCTCGGCAACTATCTGCTCACCGTCACCCTCATCAACGCAGGGCTGGGCGCCGCCACCGGGCTGGCCTGCGCCGTCGCGCACATGCCCAATCCAGCTGGCCTCGGCGGACTCGCCGCCACACTGAACTTCATCCCCATCATCGGCCCGATCCTGATGTTCGCGATCCTGCTGTGTGTCGGGATCGTCGCGATTCCGACCCTTGGCGGCGCGCTGATCGCGCCCCTCGCCTTTGTGGCGATCGCCTTCGTCGAAGGACACTTCGTCACACCGACGATCATCGGGCGACGGCTGTCGCTCAACGCGCTCGCGGTGTTTCTCGCGCTCGCATTCTGGACCTGGCTGTGGGGCCCGATGGGCGCATTTCTATCGTCTCCGCTCCTGATCGTCGGCCTCATCGTCAAGGAGCACATGATGCCCGAGCGCGAGCAGCCATTTCTCACGGAATGA
- a CDS encoding L,D-transpeptidase, whose translation MSKLARGGRDFFALRSVLSRGAGVSVMAAAMIVAAPASAQSLSYAAQPGLYWPQNAAAPSGVPDDDVSEDAALPDRLRRAVVSYPSREAPGTIVIDTRNTYLYLILGGNRAMRYGVGVGREGFTWSGVQTISRKAEWPDWHPPAQMIARQPYLPRFVAGGPGNPLGARAMYLGHSDYRIHGTNDPSTIGKFVSSGCIRLTNTDVEDLFSRVKVGAKVIVLPKSRSPQFEAKRAMPSQASLTRTTQTAGQPMQLSRLD comes from the coding sequence ATGAGTAAGCTGGCTCGCGGTGGCAGGGACTTCTTCGCATTGCGCTCGGTGCTGAGCCGGGGCGCCGGTGTGTCTGTGATGGCAGCGGCCATGATCGTGGCCGCGCCGGCTTCGGCGCAGTCGCTGAGCTACGCGGCGCAGCCGGGCCTGTACTGGCCGCAGAATGCAGCCGCTCCGTCGGGCGTGCCCGACGATGATGTCTCAGAGGATGCGGCGTTGCCGGATCGCTTGCGGCGCGCGGTGGTGTCCTATCCGAGCCGAGAGGCGCCGGGCACGATCGTCATCGATACGCGCAATACGTATTTGTATCTCATTCTCGGTGGCAACCGCGCCATGCGCTATGGCGTCGGCGTCGGGCGGGAAGGCTTCACATGGTCCGGCGTGCAGACCATCTCGCGCAAGGCGGAATGGCCGGACTGGCATCCGCCGGCGCAAATGATCGCGCGCCAGCCCTATCTGCCGCGTTTCGTCGCGGGCGGCCCGGGCAACCCGCTCGGCGCCCGGGCGATGTATCTCGGCCATAGCGACTATCGCATTCACGGCACCAACGATCCCTCGACCATCGGCAAGTTCGTCTCCAGCGGCTGCATCCGCCTCACCAACACCGATGTCGAGGACCTGTTCAGCCGCGTGAAGGTGGGAGCCAAGGTCATCGTGCTGCCGAAGAGCCGATCTCCGCAATTTGAAGCAAAACGCGCGATGCCGTCTCAAGCCTCGCTAACCAGAACCACGCAAACAGCCGGCCAGCCGATGCAGTTGTCGAGGCTCGATTAA
- a CDS encoding DUF2865 domain-containing protein, giving the protein MPPKHATWIAGLAAGLTMAVAVSGSPAQAQDFFSSLFGGFSRPSYHAPSLPFAEPGYDNAAPEQPRVAAGPSKAYCVRTCDGRYFPLGATGNESKAGMCQSLCPASATRVVYGHDIDSAATDSGKPYSALPNAFRYRNELVSGCTCNGRTPGGLAHIDIRDDPTLRKGDLVANADGELAATGAKTGRVTLKTSPAQPKSGASRFATIPVMAAQ; this is encoded by the coding sequence ATGCCGCCGAAACATGCAACGTGGATCGCGGGGCTCGCCGCAGGGTTGACCATGGCCGTCGCCGTGTCCGGCTCCCCGGCGCAAGCTCAGGATTTCTTTTCATCGCTGTTCGGCGGATTTTCGCGGCCCAGTTATCACGCTCCGTCGTTGCCGTTTGCCGAGCCGGGCTACGATAACGCCGCGCCGGAGCAGCCGCGCGTCGCGGCGGGGCCTTCAAAGGCTTACTGCGTGCGCACCTGCGATGGCCGGTATTTCCCGCTTGGCGCGACGGGCAACGAGAGCAAGGCCGGGATGTGCCAGAGCCTTTGCCCCGCCAGCGCAACCAGGGTCGTGTACGGGCATGACATCGACAGCGCCGCGACCGACAGTGGCAAACCCTATTCCGCGCTTCCGAACGCTTTCCGTTATCGCAATGAACTCGTGAGCGGATGCACCTGCAACGGCAGGACGCCGGGCGGGCTGGCGCATATCGATATCAGGGATGACCCGACGCTGCGAAAGGGCGATCTGGTTGCCAACGCCGACGGTGAGCTGGCGGCGACCGGAGCGAAGACCGGCCGGGTGACGCTGAAGACCAGCCCGGCCCAGCCGAAGAGCGGAGCCTCCCGCTTCGCGACCATTCCGGTCATGGCGGCGCAGTAA
- a CDS encoding Thivi_2564 family membrane protein, with amino-acid sequence MSLLISALITFVVVILVLYLVNMLPIEGRAKQIIRIVVIIIGILSLVRYITL; translated from the coding sequence ATGTCATTGCTCATCAGCGCGCTGATTACGTTCGTTGTCGTCATTCTCGTTCTGTATCTGGTCAACATGCTGCCGATCGAGGGACGGGCGAAGCAGATTATCCGCATCGTCGTCATCATCATCGGCATTCTCTCGCTGGTGCGATACATCACGCTGTGA